The Leifsonia xyli genomic sequence GGGAGACGTGTTCGCCATGGCGAACACCGCGGTGAAGCCGCCCGCCGCGGCGGCCCGGGTGCCCGTCAGCACGGTCTCGCTCTGCTCGTAGCCGGGCTCGCGCAGGTGGGTGTGCAGGTCGACCAGTCCCGGCAACGCCAGAAGTCCGTCCGCGTCGATCCGGGTCGCGCCCGCGGCGCTCAGCCCGGTGCCGACCTCGGCGATCCGTCCGCCGTCGACCAGCAGGTCGGCACGGGAGCCGTCGGCCAGCGTCGCGCCGACGATCAGGAACTTCTCCACACTCACCTCACACCACCTGCCCGCTACCGCTGCCGCTGTCATTCCCGCTCAGCAGCAGGTACAGGGCCGCCATCCGCACGGAGACACCGTTCGCGACCTGCTCCCGGACCGTCGAACGCGGGGAGTCCGCGGCCGCGGCCGAGATCTCCAGCCCGCGGTTCATCGGCCCAGGGTGCATCACAATGCTATCGGCCTTGAGCCGGCCGAGCCGTTCGTCGTCCAGTCCCCAGGTGCGCGCGTATTCGCGGGAGTTGGGGAAGAACGCGTCGTTCATCCGCTCGGCCTGGATGCGGAGCATCATCACCACGTCCGGGCTCTCGGCGATCGACTCGTCCAGGTCGTAGCGGACGCGCACGGGCCAGCCGTCGATGCCGACCGGGAGCAGCGTCGGAGGCGCGACCAGCGTCACCTCGGCCCCGAGGGTCTGCAGCAGCCACACGTTCGACCGCGCGACGCGGGAGTGCAGGATGTCGCCCACGATCGCGACAGACACGCCCGCGAGGTCCTTCCCGCGCGAGGCGGAGCCATGCAGCCGCCGACGCATGGTGAACGCGTCCAGCAGCGCCTGCGTCGGGTGCTCATGCGTGCCGTCGCCCGCGTTCAGGATGCCGGCGTCGATCCACCCGCTCGTCGCGAGCGTCTGCGGGGCGCCGGAAGAGCCGTGGCGGATGACCACCGCGTCCGCGCCCATCGCCTGCAGCGTCTGGGCCGTGTCCTTCAGGCTCTCGCCCTTGCTCACGCTGGAGCCCTTGGCGGAGAAGTTGATCACGTCGGCCGAGAGCCGCTTGGCCGCGGCCTCGAACGAGATGCGGGTGCGGGTCGAGTCCTCGAAGAACAGGTTGACGACCGTCTTGCCGCGCAGGGTCGGGAGCTTCTTGACCTCGCGCTCCTGCACGTCCGCCATGTCCTCGGCGACGTCGAGCAGCTGGATGGCGTCGTCGCGCGACAGCCCGCGCGTGGAGAGCAGGTGCCTCATGCGTCCACCCCAGCCGGCTCCTCGATGGTCACCGACTCCTCGCCGTCCGTCTCGGCGAGCCGCACGTAGATGCGCTCGGAGGCCGCCGACGGCAGGTTCTTGCCCACGAAGTCCGCCCGGATGGGCAGCTCGCGGTGACCGCGGTCGACCAGCACCGCGAGGCGCACCGCCCGCGGGCGGCCGAGGTCGCTGATCGCGTCGAGCGCGGCCCGGATGGTGCGGCCTGAGAAGAGCACGTCGTCCACGAGCACCACGGTCTTGCCGTCGATCGACCCGGGCAGCGAGGTCGGCTGCGGGGTGCGGGTGGGATGCCGCGACAGGTCGTCGCGGTACATGGTCACGTCGAGCGCGCCCACGATGTCGGCGGGCGAGTGGATCGCCGCCGGTTCGATGCGCTGGATGTTCTCGGCGATCCGCCGCGCGAGCACGACGCCGCGGGTCGGGATCCCGAGGATCACCAGCTCGTCCGTTCCCCGGTTGGACTCGAGGATCTCGTGGGAGATCCGAGTCAACGCCCGGGCGATGTCAGCCTGCTGCAGCACGGTACGCGCTGTC encodes the following:
- a CDS encoding aspartate carbamoyltransferase translates to MRHLLSTRGLSRDDAIQLLDVAEDMADVQEREVKKLPTLRGKTVVNLFFEDSTRTRISFEAAAKRLSADVINFSAKGSSVSKGESLKDTAQTLQAMGADAVVIRHGSSGAPQTLATSGWIDAGILNAGDGTHEHPTQALLDAFTMRRRLHGSASRGKDLAGVSVAIVGDILHSRVARSNVWLLQTLGAEVTLVAPPTLLPVGIDGWPVRVRYDLDESIAESPDVVMMLRIQAERMNDAFFPNSREYARTWGLDDERLGRLKADSIVMHPGPMNRGLEISAAAADSPRSTVREQVANGVSVRMAALYLLLSGNDSGSGSGQVV
- a CDS encoding bifunctional pyr operon transcriptional regulator/uracil phosphoribosyltransferase (regulates pyrimidine biosynthesis by binding to the mRNA of the pyr genes, also has been shown to have uracil phosphoribosyltransferase activity), producing MTARTVLQQADIARALTRISHEILESNRGTDELVILGIPTRGVVLARRIAENIQRIEPAAIHSPADIVGALDVTMYRDDLSRHPTRTPQPTSLPGSIDGKTVVLVDDVLFSGRTIRAALDAISDLGRPRAVRLAVLVDRGHRELPIRADFVGKNLPSAASERIYVRLAETDGEESVTIEEPAGVDA